The proteins below are encoded in one region of Chrysemys picta bellii isolate R12L10 chromosome 4, ASM1138683v2, whole genome shotgun sequence:
- the LOC101942319 gene encoding interleukin-20, with protein MKISCLSLCLLSTMCWLYSTPTTGNKIFQFGPCMISMNVNEIRASFTAIKATIQAKDAIRTISILSYPYSLHNFNSADRCCIIHHLLRFYVDKVFKHCETEDSHVNRKISSIANSFLSVKKKFRQCNEQNVCNCGEEAIEKYKQILSNYGQLNTTSAAMKSLGELDILLDWMEKAH; from the exons ATGAAGATCTCCTGCCTTTCCCTCTGCCTCCTTTCTACAATGTGCTGGTTGTATTCGACACCAACAACTGGGAACAAAATCTTCCAATTTGGACCTTGCATGATTTCAATGAACGTTAATGAAATTAGAGCCAGCTTCACAGCGATCAAAGCAACCATT CAAGCCAAAGACGCCATCCGAACCATAAGCATTTTGTCATACCCATACTCTCTGCACAATTTCAAT tCTGCCGATAGATGTTGCATCATCCATCACCTTTTAAGATTCTACGTGGACAAGGTCTTCAAACACTGTGAGACTGAGGATTCTCATGTCAACCGGAAAATCAGCAGCATAGCCAATTCTTTCCTCAGCGTCAAGAAGAAATTCAGACAATGT AATGAACAAAATGTGTGCAATTGTGGAGAGGAAGCAATAGAGAAATATAAACAAATTCTCAGCAATTATGGACAG CTGAACACCACTTCTGCAGCAATGAAATCCCTTGGGGAGCTGGATATCCTACTAGACTGGATGGAAAAGGCTCATTAG